The Malus domestica chromosome 08, GDT2T_hap1 genomic interval ttttatatgttgatgatatgcttaTAGCATGTAAGAGCAAAGTGGAGATTGAAAGGTTGAAGACTCAATTGAGtaatgaatttgagatgaaggacttgggagaagctcagaagatactaggtatggaaattgaaagaaataGAGCAAAGGGCAAGATTAGTCTGTGTCAGAAGCAGTATTTGAAGAAGATACTACAACGTTTCAGGAtgaatgaaaattcaaaaccGGTTAGTACACCTTCAAACTTAGCGCGTCTATGTCTCCTAAAAATGTTGAAGATAGTCAGTACATGGCTCAAATTCCTTATGCAAATGCTATTGGAAATTTAATGTATGATATGGTGTGTACTATGCCTGATATTTCACAAGCTGTTAGTATTGTCAgtagatatatgcataatccaggaaaAGGGCATTGGCAAGCTGTGAAATGGATTCTACGGTATATTATGGGTACTGTGGATGTTGGTTTATTATTCCAGCAGGATAAAGTTACTGGTCAATGTGTTGTTGGATATGTGGATTCTGATTACGCAGGTGATTTGGACAAGCGTAGGTCCACTACTGGTTTTGTATTCACTATTGCTGGAGGTCCAATAAGTTAGAGGTCGATTCTTCAATCTACAATTGCTTTGTCGACTACTGAGGCAGAATACATGGTTGTAACAGAAGCTATAAAGGAAGCCATCTGGCTTCAAGGGTTGCTTGATGACTTAGGGGTTCAACAAGACCATGTGGATGTTCATTGCGACAGTCAAAGTGTTATTCATTTAGCAAAGAATCAAGTTCATCGTGCACGTACGAAACACATTGACGTGAGGTTCCATTTTGTTCGTGAGATTATTGACGAGGGAGATATTCTTCTTCAGAAGATTGGGACCGCTGACAATCCTGTGGATATGTTGACAAAGCCAGTTTCGTTGCTCAAGTTTAAGCACTGCTTAGACTTGATTGGCatttgtaaaatttgttgattgccCTATGGGGAATTGGGAGACGACTATTAGGAGTTCTACTTAGAGGGTTTgagccaaggtggagattgttgattaTTGGCTCAAACAATAGTCAAAAGTGAAACAATACTTTCAGCTACTTTTGTGGTAGTGGTTGTTGGTTGGCATGCTGCATGTGGGAGACAAACAAAAGTGGATGCACTTATGCCTAATTCTTTTGACTTGATGGGAGGCCTTTGACCATTGGCCTTTGAGGAGCCACTTTCTTTGGCTTTAAAAGAAGAAGCAGGAGCAGCCCATAGGATAAGAGAGCAAGAAGAGCaagaagccattcggcaaagagaagaattttctcaaattgttttgctttgtatttttggtttttccCTTCCCATTGTAAGTGTGTGAGCTTGGGTTATTCGGGTatttgggaaattgagtgataaacactattgtatgttctcattgattatagtggaatactctgctgtctccaaactggatgtaggcattgccgaaccagtataaatcttggtATTCTTGTTGATATGTTTCATTTATCTTTTGTCAGTTATTGTGGTTTATTTTTTCACTCACACTTGttgacgcttccgcacaacaataagcacatagcaaaccttatccctcaccaatgtgggacaactctcaacacgcccccgcACGTGTAacggattttcaagcctacaagTGGACAACAATCGGGTGACATGGAGCGCgtgtggccgtttggcttcacacgaggacaacccgctctgataccatgatgaaattgaggttacaccataaaaccaattggcaatatggagagtagcccaagaccataaacacatagcaaaccttatccctcaccaatgtgggacaactctcaacattGAAAAGCCACAacctctttatatatatatcggcCATGGAAGTGGTATGTTTGATTATTCtggcttttttgtgtttggcataaaaagtttttaaaacgTCAAACTGAACATTTGTGTCCGTATGTCTTGTGGTACAGGGGTGAACTACATTCCCATGCATCAGATTCAGAGTCTGAAAAACTGCGCTGCTACTCTTTTGATGGGATGCAGTAATGGTTTTCTGACTGGGTCCCGCACTATCTTATCTGCTAGCCAGTTCTCCTGTCATTATTGAAATTTATGGGAAGTGACGGACAAGGATATTAACCGATTTGCAAAGGCCATGCTTGATGGTTGGCTAGAGGAAAGATTGAGTACCTCTCAGGGTTGTGCCCAATGCAAAGTAGCAGAAGAATTTAAGGCCTTGAGCATTAGGGGCCGTCAAGGTAATGCCAACAAAGTCTGGAGAAAGAAATTGCCTGAAGCTTGTGGAAGTGATCCAACGATGATTTCTTGTGATCATAGGCCGAAGATTGGATCATTCACGAGTTAGGCTCGTGAAGCTTACAGTCTCCCTTTCTTGATTGGAGCATCACCGGTATGTTATGGTGTTCCTACAGGCATACGGAGAAAAGATTCATAGCACCGTCATGTGGAAAATGGCATGCTCTCCAAGTTCATCAATGCCGCGGGCAAGCTTTAAGTTTCAAGTCTCCGATTTTAGCAACCAATTATAGGATGGAAACTTAAGGTGTGTGTTCTAGCAAGAATCAGCAAACATGTCTAGTATACATGTCAATACGCACTAATTTCCATTATTTTTCGTTTCCGCCATTTTTTAGAGCAGAGTTCAGAAATGCAGGTTAATGTGCAGTGTAAATGGAAGATGGAATTTGTACATAATTATTTGTTCATAGTGCCATTTGCTGTGTTGTTGAACTATTAGAACACTGGGAGAGAAATCAAATGGTTGTTAAACTATTATTATTCATTTAAATGTTTAGATAAATAGCGATGTCATATTGGCTAGTACAGATGTGTTTCTCCTTATGCACTCGAGTTCATATTCCCctttgtttgggttaatatttaaaccTTGAGCTTTCAGAAGGGAAAGCCCAAGAGAGTTCAATAAAGGAGGTTTTGCCCGAAGCCCATAAACAAGCCCAGTTCATCCATTTCAAGATATTATGACAGCTTTCCATTAATGAAAAGACCAGTTGCTTATAAGAAGTGACAACCGATGGAAGATCACCAACTCTcggcccaaaagtactttttggATGGCAAACACGTAAAAAGGCTGGtgactcactacccttcagttgctttcgggcaagaacaGAAACGACACAGCTGGGCTAATtcatctataaaaggaggaagagggcccagagataaggacactcaaatcAACAAACAACAAACATACAACTTGACTCTCAGCCAAACAAATGCCCAAAAAGTCGTGCTTTGTCCAGACTTTGCACCCTTTTAGCCTTAGACTTCCTTAGAAAGACATTTTTTGtctatgtaaaagctctgctacctttttCCTTgaatgttgtagtatcgatctctCATGTGTAAACTCTTTTCCAATCATCCCTTTTAGTACTCAATCCTTTTGTAAACTGCCAAGGGAAGTGACCGTAAGACgttttaaccttgcccgacaaggtgaaatcttgcccgactcTCTTTGTTTTTGCCTTTCCATTAATAGATCTGGTATTATAATGTATCCCTCAGTAAATATGCAAGTCATTTTCGATCTCTTAATGATCCGAAGTTCCATTAACTCTCAAATCTAGTTCACTTAGTACCTTTACTATCGTGAAAGTAAAAGAAACTGATGTTTTGATTAGATCTGAACCTCCACCCTTTGAAGCATACAAGATAAACAAAAATCAttgatctcaaggcataaaaaagaacttaatgtggacttaacccatccacgacaatcctttgataatgagaagttagagtaacttggggcgcaagtaatcggcttaaatacactcattctacatTTGCCATAtagagatggcagtggcacgcctcagcacttagttagttttgattgtaaCCCTCacggcctacacctaaggcccgacAAATGCACCTTTCAAAACTAACTATGTCCTCTTCTTGCAGCCGGACAAGCAAGTGAGAGCCCAACAGCCAACCAAAGTGCCTAACTCCTCGGAGAGCTGTAAGCTTGAGCCAGGGACTCTTCCCAGTGAAATTCATGCCCGAACACCCTCTCTACACTTTGATTAGTTTAATGCTATTATAGgaaaaataaaggttttttaaattgattcatgagtgtttttttttttaaagacttGATTTTACTGTATTTTAAAAATGTGTTTCTAAGTtttaaaatgaatgaattaTGTACTTTTaagttaaaaataattaatgaatattttgatattttaagCACAAAACTTAAGACCAAACTTTATTAAAATTGCAATGTATCTTAAAATTGGTTGACATcgttttttaagaaaatatttttggaaccaaaCTTTAGTAAAATTGCAATTGTATCTTGAAgggcacttgaagtgcttcctagATGAAACATATAACTGATGTTTCTTACAGAAAGCACTTTCAATGCTtttgaaatccaaaaaaaaatctttaaaaacgattttgatcattttaaaagtatttccaaACCAATTCTTATTGCAGTGATTAAGATTTACAAATGTTTCTACCAAAAAAAGATTTACAAATGTTGGAAACCAACCGAGCAAAGTGAAATTTCAAATCCTGCCAGTCAAAACAAATTCAGGCACATTGACCAAAATTGATTGCTGATACAAGTGTGAGGATCCTATCGGATCCTCTTTGCAATGATCCTAAAAATCAGTTCATCTATCGTCCTGCgtcaaaaatcattttgaattttttatttaaaattaaatacaaacagtacctaacgaaaactaacTGCATAATGTATAATAAATGGCTAAGATGAATTGATTCTTAACATCCTATCGAAGAGAATCCAGAGATCCTCATCCCACATACATGAAGAAAACTATATTCATACACGGAAGAAGGTAAAAAGTAAGAagtaaaattagattttgaaaaTATATTACACAACAGAACAAAGGGAAAAGGAACAACTTCATCTCCATTTTCCTTTTTTACAGCTATTCAATTTCAATGAGACTTGAGTCCAATGCAAATCCGAGAAAGTTAAAATCATAacctctcccagaccttgcttaaagcaggagccttgtgcactgggtacgacatttTTTTACTACTAAATTTGTGTGCCTAAACAAGTGTTCCTAACTTCCTTATCTTTCATCACTGTTTCCTTCTCTACGCATACGTCTCCTCCCAGAACGTCCCAACAACACCCTGCCATGACGACGAAGGCGGCTCGCCAATGACATACCACCGCCgtcatcatcaccatcactaTCACTCTCTTCATCTTGATCAGAGGAATCCAAACCGCCAACAGGAGTTGTGTGCCGGATGCCAGCAGCACTATTGTCCAATGAGTGGTGGAAGGCCCCCTCAGGCGGTCTTAGACGTCTTGTCAGGTCAGTCCTTGATGGCCCAAATGCATGTAATAGGAAAAAGAAGTTCACCAGATTGCCATCGAATCCCAGCCCGAACCCCCCATTGCTTTCTGGAGCATCTGCATTAAAGCCACCATACTCTTCGTCCGTATCCAAACCATAATTATTTCTTTCTATTACATAATCTCCAAAAACCATTGCACCTGGCATGGAAGACTGGATTGTGCTCATCAGATCGTTCGTCTCATGCTCATGTTCAAGACTTCTCCATTTCTGTTCAAGGTCTGGATCCACCTCTCGTGGGCGTGCAGAGGGGTGCTCTTCCTTCACATGCCTTTTAAGCTCCTTGTAATTTCCGACAAATGAACAATTTTCTTGCATGCAGCTTCTCCTTTTTGTATTTAGATAATCTCGTGCTGGTTCAAGAACAGTCCAGCCCTTCACCTGGCCCCTACAGAGGGGGCATGCAAGTTCTGTGACTTCGCACTTTTGTACTGGCCATCCAGCATCTGGTACCACAATTGGATCGTTGTTGGAGCCAAGCAATGGTTGTCCAAGATCAGATGGCACAATTTTAGTATAAGCTTTCTTGTACTGGCCAAGACAATTGGAATGTCGGAAACTAGTTCCACACATGTAGGGACGGCAACCCTTGTCATGAGAAGAACAAAGGAGAAGAACAGCATTGTGAGGATACTCCATGCACACGGAACATGTTGCATCCTCCCagtcttttttttccaaatctcTGCATTTCTTCGAGCACAGATCCTCCAATATATCTTGACTGTTCCGCAATGGATATGGAGTCGGTCTGTATCGTCGGGAAGCAATCCTGCGTCGTCCCCGGCTACCTTTTGCCATTTCTAATATCTACCTGCAAATAACATTGCAAAAGTTATACCAGAACCATGACAGTCCAGATATACATACATGgaactttaaaattattcagctacaaatacacacacatatacaacACAGGACAAAAACCAGGAACTTCCACACCAACGTTAATAGAATAAAGTTCACCCTATTACTGCAGATGCCAATCCTGTGCTTCAATTGTCAAAGTCTCAAAGAAAAACAATATATCAGAACTTTAAATTCAAAAAGAATCCATAGTACGCATTTCAATCACCAATTTTTAGATCAGGTTATCTCATAAACACACCATACAAGTGGTCAAAAAGTACACACGGAAGCATCTTAACAGAATTTTTAAAGGATTCTTACAGTAAGGACTACATCAATGTGTGAGTCAATACATAAAGGACCAAACTGATGAGTTGGTAAAACATAAAGGAttgtttgtgataaaaacccgttTTCCTAAATACGCTAGCAAATTTATTGTAGCAATTGAATTCTAAACtagtagaggtcgcacttggtgcgatggcaagtgccttcgcccatgagcggtaggtctcgggttcgagacttgggagcagcctcttcataaatggggtaaggctagccgacattcacctctcccagaccttgcgtaaagcggaagcttgtgcactgggtacgaccttaaATTGAATTCTAAACTAGGACGATCAGCCTTGAATTTTAAATCAACTATCAAACCCTATGAAGAAAGAACAAAGAACCCCCGAGATCCACTCTCTGATCAGTGATAACCAAGAAAAAATACACAATTGCATAGACACTAGTATGAAATTGAATCTTGAATGATTGAACTACTAAAGTAAATAGATATCACCAAAAACTATGTGATTAGTGAAGATTAAAAACTTGGGCAAAGCCAGAAACAGCTTGAGTCTTGATTCGAAGCATTCGAGCCAATTATACCCAGAAACACACGCATTTCATTCCAGCTAAAGATATAATCTTTCGCAATTGAAACTGACAACCAGAAAGCCTCACCTGAGCCGCGGTCAGAGCAATTCCGGATCCAAAATAAGTCAGTTGCGTACAATGGCAAGAGAAACAGAAACAGGTCAGAGATTTATACACAGACCAACGTGTTTAAGAAgttaataaattaatcaaataACAACCCAAAGCTTGAAGCAAAGCACATGGCAGCTGACCCTTCATCCATTTGAGAGAGATCcacaaaaatattaattaatattcaaATTTAACTAAATTAAGAATCTTATGTaaaaatccaaagaaaaaagTGAAAATCTCCAATTTTGCTCAGAAATGAAAGTCGAAAACTTGTGGTTGCTCAATTTTGCACGCAAAGGATAACCCAGCTTTCAAAATTccaattttccaatttttttatttgaaaagaaaacaaaaatgaaaaacagaaGGAAGAGAGAATAACTACATAACTGAATGATTTTCCATGATTTTTCAAACATTTcccggcaaccaaacagacGCTCAAGCTCAAGAATGAAGGAAGAACAAAACCATCTGATAAGAGAGAAACTGAAAAAGCTTAGCAATCGCACCAGAAATATATATGTACTATTCGAGTGTTGAAACTTCAGAGACGTTAAAGCGGGTCGGAGTCGGAGCAATTTGGATATGGATTTTGGATTTGGGAGAGAAGAAGGGAATTAGGGTTTCAGAGGAGGCGAAGCTAATAAGCGATTGAGGGATAGGCGGGAGAGGGCGGGAGGCAGCGAAATGAAAAGCAAATAATCACAAAAGCTCTTCGTAGTCGCGaggtttatttaattttctagagagagaaaggaggagagagaaagctcCAAGCTTTTCGTCAATTTCGAGTTATTTCTACGCTACTCTAtctctctccttccttcctcattttctctctcctctgaTTTGTGATTGGAGACGTGGGCCAGCTGCTTTGATTTGGAATCCACGCGCTGCTGGGGCGGCTGGCGAGCACGCTCAGTTTCACTGGTTTAAAGCAGTCACGTTGTCACGCACCGTCGTGCTATGTGGTAAATGTCGGAATCAGATCATCTTCgaatctttttcattaaaatcatCGAATCAaattattcaaattttttaaattttatcaaaCGACTCATTTGTTTTGATcacttaaaagttataatatttttttatcgtTGGAATTTTTGTGATTCGGGTTTAGGTTCGGGTTAAGTTTGATTTGGATTCATTCGAGGCAAATAATAAGTTTAGTTGAGTTCGAGTTTACATTCGAGTTGGATTGAAATCGTCCAACTTGTTTGAGATTAACCCTGTAACAACTTAGTTTGCTAGAATTCTTAAAAATTTAAGCCAAATATGATCAAAACTAGTcaacttaaattttataaataaatcaaaCTTTGTCCAACTTTTTTGAGTTCAAATATATAACAACTtagttgaagtttttttttagagaaacaATAGCGTTAGTAAGTTAAATGTTAACTTAGCCACCAATGGGGTTGGAACTCATGCCGTCATGCAAAGGCACAACACATTTCCATCACTGTTGTAAAGAGCCACTTGCAACTTAATTTGAAGTTAACTAGCTTTGattctattttgttttttcttttgtactaaaataaaaaaagttaaataGCATCAAAGCTAGTTAActtcaatttttataaattagTCAAAACTTAAATTCAACTCCACAAATTAATCTTCGttttaaaattaaactaaataCAAATATTCAATGATGCAAAATTTGaattaaaatacaagaaaatacTAAGAAGTAGACTTGCCATTtcaaacccgacccgttaacccGATCCGATCCGACCCGTTAAAATGAGTATTCGGGTGAGTGTTTAACGGGTTGGGTGATTAACGGGTCAACCCGTTAAgcacccgttaaataacgggtcatttTGGGTGAACCCGCGAAACCCGTTAACCACCCGTTACACCCGTTATTAAGGGCTTTTGTGTAATTTCAGTTGTCAATTATAAGCATTGCAGACTTGCAGTTTTGTGCAGTCTGTCTCTCATTGCAGTGTTTCTGCTTTGCAGCCTGTCGCTCTTgaattcttctctttctttttctttcgcaTCCCTCTTGAATCTAAATGCACTTCAAAgacaattaataataattattaaatgATAAATACATTT includes:
- the LOC103428928 gene encoding uncharacterized protein, whose protein sequence is MAKGSRGRRRIASRRYRPTPYPLRNSQDILEDLCSKKCRDLEKKDWEDATCSVCMEYPHNAVLLLCSSHDKGCRPYMCGTSFRHSNCLGQYKKAYTKIVPSDLGQPLLGSNNDPIVVPDAGWPVQKCEVTELACPLCRGQVKGWTVLEPARDYLNTKRRSCMQENCSFVGNYKELKRHVKEEHPSARPREVDPDLEQKWRSLEHEHETNDLMSTIQSSMPGAMVFGDYVIERNNYGLDTDEEYGGFNADAPESNGGFGLGFDGNLVNFFFLLHAFGPSRTDLTRRLRPPEGAFHHSLDNSAAGIRHTTPVGGLDSSDQDEESDSDGDDDGGGMSLASRLRRHGRVLLGRSGRRRMRREGNSDER